Proteins encoded within one genomic window of Lysinibacillus louembei:
- a CDS encoding D-alanine--D-alanine ligase produces MTKKIGLVYGGKSAEHEVSLSTAMAVIKAVDFARYEVHPIYITLDGEWRTGPQLTAPVESLEQLQFTREEKKPNTINEFIEAHNTIQFDVIFPLLHGTNGEDGTVQGLFEVLNIPYVGNGVLSSSTGMDKVIMKQLFEIAGLKQVPYVYFIRSEWQKNQQDIVAQCEQLTFPLFVKPANLGSSVGISKATNREQLVKAVELALQYDRKVVVEQGIVAREVETAVLGNDEPQVSVAGEIKPMTEFYDYDSKYKDGSTALVIPAELAPQVAQQLTDMAKRAFKILDCAGLVRADFFVTAQDEVLINEINTLPGFTPVSMYPLLWQNTNVSYPELINRLIELAVERYDEKQQLQYNRD; encoded by the coding sequence ATGACGAAAAAAATAGGATTAGTATATGGTGGGAAATCTGCTGAGCATGAAGTATCATTATCAACAGCGATGGCTGTAATTAAAGCAGTGGATTTTGCTCGCTATGAGGTGCACCCTATTTACATTACATTAGATGGTGAATGGCGTACAGGTCCCCAACTAACAGCTCCTGTTGAAAGCTTAGAGCAGTTACAGTTTACAAGAGAAGAAAAGAAGCCGAATACAATTAATGAATTTATCGAGGCGCATAATACAATTCAATTTGATGTAATCTTCCCATTATTGCATGGAACAAATGGGGAAGATGGGACAGTACAAGGATTATTTGAAGTGTTAAATATTCCATATGTAGGGAACGGTGTGCTGAGCTCCTCTACTGGCATGGATAAAGTAATCATGAAGCAATTGTTTGAAATTGCAGGATTAAAGCAAGTACCCTATGTTTATTTTATTCGCAGTGAGTGGCAAAAAAATCAACAGGATATTGTGGCTCAGTGTGAGCAGTTAACTTTCCCATTATTTGTGAAGCCTGCTAATCTTGGCTCAAGCGTTGGCATTAGCAAAGCAACGAATCGTGAGCAGCTAGTGAAGGCAGTAGAGCTAGCGCTACAATATGACCGCAAAGTTGTTGTAGAACAAGGGATTGTTGCACGCGAGGTTGAAACAGCTGTGCTTGGTAACGATGAGCCGCAAGTGTCAGTGGCAGGTGAAATTAAGCCCATGACTGAGTTTTATGATTATGATTCAAAATATAAAGATGGTTCTACAGCCTTGGTTATACCTGCGGAGCTAGCGCCTCAAGTAGCACAGCAATTGACTGATATGGCGAAGCGCGCATTTAAAATATTAGATTGTGCAGGGCTTGTACGTGCAGATTTCTTTGTGACAGCGCAGGATGAGGTGTTAATTAATGAAATTAATACACTGCCAGGCTTTACACCTGTAAGTATGTATCCGCTATTATGGCAAAATACGAATGTATCATATCCTGAATTAATCAATCGATTAATTGAGCTAGCTGTCGAGCGCTATGATGAAAAGCAACAACTACAGTACAACAGAGATTGA
- a CDS encoding PH domain-containing protein: MRQEPKYQIPKKGLTVWRLYGVLETLVAIIIAGGVSFATYSFDWPKYIYFIAAAIVLVIALLEIWVFPNVRWRIWRYEVREQEIEIQSGLFIVKRTLIPMVRVQHVDTGQGPILKKYDLANISISSAATTHVIPMLITADADELRAKISELARVAEEDV; this comes from the coding sequence ATGAGACAAGAACCAAAATATCAAATTCCTAAAAAGGGGCTAACGGTTTGGCGTCTGTATGGTGTATTAGAAACATTGGTAGCGATTATTATTGCTGGCGGTGTCAGCTTTGCTACATATTCTTTTGACTGGCCAAAATATATTTATTTTATAGCAGCGGCAATCGTTCTAGTTATTGCATTACTAGAAATATGGGTGTTTCCAAATGTTCGTTGGCGCATTTGGCGTTATGAGGTTCGTGAGCAGGAGATTGAAATTCAAAGTGGTTTATTTATCGTTAAGCGCACATTGATTCCAATGGTGCGTGTACAGCATGTAGATACAGGACAAGGGCCTATCTTAAAAAAATATGACTTGGCGAATATTTCAATATCTTCAGCTGCAACAACGCATGTTATTCCGATGCTAATTACAGCAGATGCGGATGAGCTGCGTGCGAAAATTTCCGAGCTAGCAAGGGTGGCTGAAGAAGATGTCTAA
- a CDS encoding LolA family protein, whose amino-acid sequence MIGCCVFLLAACGKASQEDVVQKIGEKWGETKGYELTASMEIKTGNEPRTYDVKVWHTKPDFYKVEVTAEDEDITQMIVRNEEGVFVVTPALSKTYKFQSDWPKQNSQAYLIGALAEDIQADKALKMESGEDAYVLTAATRSTDKSGMATQLVTVDKKSMLPKSVAILNEAGEEQITITFNDVKLGVTHKKEDYAVEKFQENKEKEAASADITNSEAFQTHYPILQWDHTKLVDSQTIREDGVERVILTFEGEKAFTLMQQPATATASTVPVFAPGDPADLGFGIAAITDNSISWERDGIEFFIASNKLTREELIEVAASVTSGEMK is encoded by the coding sequence ATGATTGGTTGTTGTGTTTTCTTATTGGCTGCATGTGGTAAAGCATCACAAGAAGATGTTGTTCAGAAAATTGGGGAAAAATGGGGAGAAACGAAAGGTTATGAGTTAACAGCTTCAATGGAAATTAAGACAGGCAATGAGCCCCGCACCTATGATGTAAAGGTTTGGCATACGAAGCCAGATTTTTACAAAGTGGAAGTGACAGCTGAAGATGAGGATATTACACAAATGATTGTGCGTAATGAAGAAGGCGTATTTGTTGTGACACCGGCATTATCAAAAACGTATAAATTCCAAAGTGATTGGCCAAAACAAAATAGCCAAGCATATTTGATTGGGGCATTGGCAGAGGATATACAAGCTGATAAAGCATTGAAAATGGAAAGTGGTGAAGATGCATATGTCTTGACTGCTGCGACACGTAGCACAGATAAATCAGGTATGGCAACACAACTAGTAACTGTTGATAAAAAATCGATGCTACCAAAGAGTGTTGCAATTTTAAACGAAGCAGGCGAGGAGCAAATTACGATTACATTCAATGATGTAAAACTAGGTGTAACACATAAAAAAGAAGATTATGCTGTAGAAAAATTTCAAGAAAATAAAGAAAAAGAAGCAGCGAGTGCCGATATAACAAATAGTGAGGCGTTTCAAACACATTATCCAATTTTGCAATGGGATCATACGAAATTAGTTGATTCACAAACGATTCGAGAAGACGGAGTAGAACGTGTTATCTTAACTTTTGAAGGTGAAAAGGCCTTCACTTTAATGCAACAGCCTGCAACAGCAACAGCGTCAACTGTACCGGTTTTTGCACCTGGTGATCCAGCTGATTTAGGGTTTGGTATTGCTGCAATTACAGATAATTCAATTAGTTGGGAGCGCGATGGTATTGAGTTTTTCATTGCCTCTAACAAGCTAACGAGAGAAGAACTAATTGAAGTAGCAGCATCTGTTACATCTGGTGAAATGAAGTAG
- a CDS encoding IS1182 family transposase: MFKDYNMNQLVLPLDVEIKLQEHDIAFSIHQLVESIPTEAFAPFLQQTGCPAYHPRMMLKLILCGYTQSAFSGRRIEDLTKDSLRMMWLAQGYQPSYRTINRFRVHPLTKELLRQCFVQFRCQLVKEDLIAQEAIFIDGTKIEATANKFTFVWKRSIEKYEASLVEKSNQLYEELLQQQIIPAIEQEVETQLSITELKQVAEKLEEVVADYTERIEQSEKAQERKQLRSERKTPKQQWKQVNEWITRKQKYERDFAIFGKRNSYAKTDPDATFMRMKDDYMQNGQLKAGYNLQIATEGQYTLAYGIYANPTDTKTLIPFLDEIERRYFQLPQHIVADAGYGSEPNYEDVRNNRKCEPVIPYTHYRKEQSKKYQQDPFRTSNWMYDEELDTYICPYQQKVTFRYESTQEDKEGFQRTFRIYECEDCTGCPFREKCTKAQEGKSRKIKVNENWEQQKAYVRTKLSEAKAGTLYRQRKVDVEPVFGCLKANLGFTRFSVRGQSKVENEIGFALMAVNLRKYRWKRKSSSSSSFHTSKNRNHLMRFRFFVWTRTIYVPASFHFFETN; encoded by the coding sequence ATGTTTAAAGATTATAACATGAATCAATTAGTTTTACCGCTGGATGTTGAAATAAAATTACAAGAACACGATATCGCCTTCTCTATTCATCAATTAGTGGAAAGTATCCCCACAGAAGCTTTCGCTCCTTTTCTGCAACAAACCGGCTGTCCAGCCTATCACCCACGTATGATGCTCAAGCTCATTTTATGTGGCTATACCCAATCAGCGTTCTCTGGTCGCCGAATTGAAGACCTGACGAAAGATAGCCTTCGTATGATGTGGCTTGCGCAAGGCTATCAACCAAGTTACCGTACCATCAATCGTTTCCGTGTCCACCCATTGACAAAGGAATTGCTTCGTCAATGTTTCGTGCAATTCCGTTGTCAACTGGTGAAGGAGGACCTGATTGCGCAAGAAGCCATTTTTATTGACGGCACGAAAATCGAAGCAACTGCGAACAAATTCACCTTTGTGTGGAAACGTTCGATTGAAAAATATGAAGCGAGTTTGGTGGAAAAATCAAACCAGCTGTATGAGGAATTACTGCAACAACAAATTATACCAGCCATCGAACAAGAAGTGGAAACGCAGCTGTCCATCACTGAATTAAAGCAGGTGGCAGAAAAATTAGAAGAAGTCGTAGCCGACTATACAGAAAGAATCGAGCAATCCGAAAAGGCACAAGAGCGAAAGCAGCTACGAAGTGAACGAAAAACACCGAAACAACAATGGAAGCAAGTAAACGAGTGGATCACCCGCAAACAGAAATATGAACGAGATTTTGCGATTTTCGGCAAACGGAATAGCTATGCCAAAACAGACCCTGATGCAACTTTTATGCGCATGAAGGATGACTACATGCAAAATGGCCAATTAAAAGCGGGCTACAATTTACAAATTGCGACAGAGGGACAGTACACATTGGCTTATGGCATTTATGCGAATCCAACGGATACGAAAACGTTGATTCCCTTCTTGGATGAAATCGAGAGACGCTATTTTCAATTGCCACAACATATCGTAGCCGATGCCGGCTATGGTAGTGAGCCAAACTATGAAGATGTACGAAACAACCGAAAGTGTGAACCTGTGATTCCCTATACGCATTATCGAAAAGAGCAAAGCAAAAAATACCAACAAGACCCCTTCCGAACAAGTAACTGGATGTATGATGAAGAGTTGGATACCTATATCTGTCCATACCAGCAAAAAGTAACGTTCCGCTATGAGTCAACACAAGAAGACAAAGAAGGATTCCAACGAACGTTTCGTATCTATGAATGCGAAGACTGTACCGGTTGTCCATTTCGAGAGAAATGTACGAAAGCCCAAGAAGGCAAGTCACGGAAAATCAAGGTAAATGAAAACTGGGAACAACAAAAAGCATATGTACGTACAAAGCTTTCAGAAGCCAAAGCAGGAACTCTCTACCGTCAACGAAAAGTAGATGTAGAACCAGTTTTTGGCTGTCTGAAGGCTAATTTAGGTTTTACTCGCTTTTCGGTTCGTGGTCAATCGAAGGTGGAAAACGAAATCGGCTTCGCTTTGATGGCCGTGAATCTACGAAAGTATAGGTGGAAGAGGAAATCTTCTTCCAGTTCTTCCTTTCACACATCAAAAAATCGAAATCACCTGATGCGATTTCGATTTTTTGTATGGACTAGAACTATTTATGTCCCAGCCTCTTTTCATTTTTTTGAAACAAATTAA
- a CDS encoding DEAD/DEAH box helicase has translation MTNFSELNISESTLRSVKRMGFEEATPIQEGTIKFALEGRDILGQAQTGTGKTAAFGIPLIEKIDPKNPNIQALVIAPTRELAIQVSEELYKIGYDKRVKLLSVYGGQEIGRQIRALKNRPQIIVGTPGRIIDHINRRTLKLEDVQTLVLDEADEMLNMGFIDDINSILENVPSNRQTLLFSATMPPAIRKIAETFMQEPEIVKIKAKELTVDNIEQFFVKAQEREKFDILCRVINVHQPELAIIFGRTKRRVDELTQALNLRGYNAEGIHGDLSQAKRISVLRQFKENQIDILVATDVAARGLDISGVTHVYNFDIPQDPESYVHRIGRTGRAGKSGIAITFVTPREMSYLRIVEETTKKRMTPLKPPTTSEALVGQQQQSVENLVELVQSAELSDYRLLAEELLESYNAVDLIAAALKSVTREPDATPVTITEERPLPMRRERGSHQGRSGGGRNDRNRRNDRGGNRDRGRGGDRNRTSSSSSDRNRDRRREGSGSRRPRRRED, from the coding sequence TTGACAAATTTTTCAGAATTAAATATTAGTGAATCTACATTACGCTCAGTAAAGCGCATGGGATTTGAAGAAGCAACACCAATCCAAGAAGGTACAATTAAATTTGCATTAGAAGGCCGCGATATACTTGGTCAAGCGCAAACAGGTACTGGTAAAACTGCCGCATTCGGTATTCCTCTAATTGAGAAAATTGACCCTAAAAATCCAAACATCCAAGCATTAGTTATTGCTCCAACTCGTGAATTAGCAATTCAAGTTTCGGAAGAGCTTTATAAAATCGGATATGACAAGCGTGTGAAGTTATTGTCTGTTTACGGTGGTCAAGAAATTGGACGCCAAATTCGCGCATTGAAAAATAGACCACAAATTATCGTTGGTACACCAGGTCGTATTATTGACCATATTAATCGTCGCACGTTAAAGCTTGAAGATGTACAAACATTAGTTTTAGACGAAGCGGATGAAATGTTAAACATGGGCTTCATTGATGATATTAATTCAATTTTAGAAAATGTACCATCAAATCGCCAAACATTATTGTTCTCAGCAACAATGCCTCCAGCAATTCGTAAAATTGCAGAAACATTTATGCAAGAGCCAGAAATCGTTAAAATTAAAGCAAAAGAATTAACGGTGGATAATATTGAGCAATTTTTCGTAAAAGCGCAGGAGCGTGAAAAATTCGATATTTTATGCCGCGTAATTAACGTACATCAACCAGAATTAGCGATTATCTTCGGTCGTACAAAACGCCGTGTAGATGAGCTAACACAAGCATTAAATTTACGTGGTTATAATGCAGAAGGTATTCATGGTGATTTAAGCCAAGCGAAACGTATTTCTGTATTGCGTCAATTTAAAGAAAACCAAATCGACATTCTTGTAGCAACAGACGTTGCAGCACGTGGACTTGATATTTCAGGTGTAACACATGTTTACAATTTCGATATTCCACAAGACCCAGAAAGCTATGTACACCGTATTGGTCGTACAGGTCGTGCTGGTAAATCAGGTATTGCAATAACATTTGTAACACCACGTGAAATGAGCTACTTGCGTATCGTGGAAGAAACAACGAAAAAACGTATGACGCCATTAAAGCCACCTACAACAAGCGAAGCATTAGTAGGTCAACAACAGCAATCTGTGGAGAACTTAGTGGAGCTAGTACAATCTGCTGAGCTTAGCGATTACCGTTTATTAGCAGAAGAGCTATTGGAAAGCTATAATGCAGTTGACTTAATCGCTGCTGCATTAAAATCAGTTACACGTGAGCCAGATGCAACGCCTGTAACAATTACAGAAGAGCGTCCATTACCGATGCGTCGTGAGCGCGGCTCGCATCAAGGCCGTAGCGGCGGTGGTCGCAATGACCGAAATCGTCGTAACGATCGTGGTGGTAATCGTGATCGTGGACGTGGTGGTGACCGTAACCGCACATCATCGTCATCATCAGATCGAAATCGTGACCGTCGTCGTGAAGGTAGCGGAAGCCGACGCCCACGCCGTCGCGAAGACTAA
- a CDS encoding rhomboid family intramembrane serine protease, producing the protein MFIRRESFQQYIKMYPVVSTIIALNIIVYLITLIPDTGIEILYKGASVNGLIAEGEWWRLLTSMFLHAGFLHILFNMFSLFLFGPELEKIAGKMRFLTIYFLAGIFGGIATFAFEKDPLYASVGASGAIFGIIGAFGALLYYMRHVMPQLRQIILPIIVVSVIMTFLQANINIMAHLGGLVTGFILGLFYFKPKNMLRWRQ; encoded by the coding sequence ATGTTTATTCGTAGAGAAAGCTTTCAACAGTATATTAAAATGTATCCGGTCGTTTCAACTATTATTGCTTTAAATATTATCGTCTATCTTATCACCCTCATCCCTGACACAGGCATAGAAATTCTTTATAAAGGGGCTAGTGTCAATGGCTTAATTGCTGAAGGTGAATGGTGGCGTCTGCTGACATCCATGTTTTTACATGCTGGGTTTTTACATATTTTATTTAATATGTTCTCGCTTTTTTTATTCGGACCTGAGCTAGAAAAAATCGCAGGAAAAATGCGCTTTTTAACAATTTATTTTCTTGCTGGTATTTTTGGAGGCATTGCAACATTTGCATTTGAAAAAGACCCGCTCTATGCAAGCGTCGGCGCAAGTGGTGCTATCTTTGGTATTATCGGAGCATTTGGTGCACTTCTCTACTATATGCGCCATGTCATGCCACAATTGCGTCAAATCATTTTACCGATTATTGTAGTCAGCGTCATTATGACATTTTTGCAGGCCAATATTAATATTATGGCGCATTTAGGTGGACTTGTAACAGGCTTTATTCTTGGTTTATTTTATTTCAAGCCAAAAAACATGCTGCGTTGGCGACAATAA
- a CDS encoding UDP-N-acetylmuramoyl-tripeptide--D-alanyl-D-alanine ligase: protein MKKTLKQLAAWLKIDEQLHEDVTVTGISIDTRTIQAGDLFVPFRGEAVNGHKFVEQAFEKGAAASLWLNDEPNPPENRPLIFVDDAEQALQKMAIAYRSEHKATFIGITGSNGKTSAKDIVASSLSPYFKVQKTIGNFNNQLGLPITILQLDEDTEISVLEMGMSGFGEIELLSRIARPHLAIITNIGEAHMQDLGSRAGIAQAKYEITQGLLEDGFLIYDGDEPLLQELVAQDPYTETKAFGFDEAHDLFATQITATEQGSSFTAAGIINGDFTIPILGKHQVKNTLAAMLVCKAMNLTDEQIRTAFAQIELTDMRMQLVSKGSLLFINDAYNAAPTSMRAAIDFMQSTTIRPEKWLVLGDMLELGDDEQAFHEALAEAIDAQAVHSICLYGPRMKWLYNQLASTFDSAHLIYSEADYMPIVQKIQAEANEESIILLKGSRGMKLETILQQLS, encoded by the coding sequence GTGAAAAAGACATTAAAGCAGTTAGCTGCATGGTTAAAAATAGATGAGCAATTACATGAAGATGTGACGGTAACGGGCATTTCCATTGATACGCGTACAATTCAAGCAGGCGATTTATTCGTGCCATTTCGTGGTGAAGCGGTCAATGGTCATAAATTTGTAGAGCAAGCGTTTGAAAAAGGAGCAGCGGCTTCATTATGGTTAAATGACGAGCCAAATCCTCCTGAAAATCGCCCATTAATATTTGTGGATGATGCGGAGCAGGCATTACAAAAGATGGCGATTGCCTATCGTAGCGAGCACAAGGCTACCTTTATCGGGATTACAGGTTCAAATGGTAAAACCTCTGCCAAAGATATTGTAGCAAGCTCCTTGTCACCATATTTTAAAGTGCAAAAAACAATCGGTAATTTTAACAATCAGCTCGGCTTACCTATTACGATTTTGCAGCTTGATGAAGATACGGAAATATCCGTGCTTGAAATGGGTATGAGTGGCTTTGGCGAAATTGAGCTATTATCCCGTATTGCACGTCCGCATTTGGCGATTATTACAAATATCGGCGAGGCACATATGCAAGATTTAGGCTCAAGGGCAGGCATTGCGCAGGCGAAATATGAAATTACACAAGGTTTGCTGGAAGATGGTTTCCTTATTTATGATGGAGATGAGCCATTACTTCAAGAGCTAGTTGCACAAGACCCATATACCGAAACAAAGGCATTTGGCTTTGATGAGGCGCATGATCTTTTTGCAACACAAATAACAGCAACTGAGCAAGGCAGTAGCTTTACAGCTGCTGGCATCATAAATGGCGATTTTACAATCCCGATTTTAGGCAAGCATCAAGTGAAAAATACGTTAGCTGCAATGCTCGTATGCAAAGCGATGAATTTAACAGATGAGCAAATTCGCACAGCTTTCGCACAAATTGAATTAACGGATATGCGTATGCAATTAGTGTCGAAAGGCTCACTATTATTTATTAACGATGCATACAATGCGGCACCGACATCAATGCGTGCGGCGATTGATTTTATGCAGTCAACAACAATTCGTCCTGAAAAATGGCTTGTGCTTGGCGATATGCTAGAGCTTGGGGATGATGAGCAAGCCTTTCATGAGGCACTCGCTGAAGCAATCGATGCGCAAGCCGTACATTCCATTTGTTTATATGGACCACGTATGAAATGGTTATATAATCAGCTAGCATCTACATTTGATTCAGCACATTTAATTTATAGCGAAGCAGATTATATGCCAATTGTGCAAAAAATACAGGCAGAGGCGAATGAGGAGTCTATTATTTTGTTAAAAGGCTCACGTGGCATGAAGCTTGAAACGATTTTACAACAGTTATCATAA
- the acpS gene encoding holo-ACP synthase, whose translation MIKGIGLDITELGRIKKAMQRSEKFALRILSLREQEIFLKLSEARKVEFLAGRFAAKEAYAKANGTGIGKGCEFQQIEILKNALGAPQLFFNGEAVKGFISITHTETVAAAQVVLME comes from the coding sequence ATGATTAAAGGAATTGGATTAGATATTACAGAGCTTGGACGTATAAAAAAAGCAATGCAGCGCTCTGAAAAATTTGCATTGCGTATTTTATCACTTCGAGAGCAGGAAATTTTTTTGAAGTTATCCGAAGCAAGAAAGGTAGAATTTTTAGCAGGGCGCTTTGCGGCAAAGGAGGCATATGCCAAGGCGAACGGTACGGGCATTGGCAAAGGTTGCGAGTTTCAGCAAATTGAAATTTTAAAAAATGCATTAGGTGCTCCGCAATTATTTTTTAATGGAGAGGCTGTAAAAGGCTTTATATCAATAACACACACGGAAACGGTAGCAGCTGCTCAAGTTGTCTTAATGGAATAA
- a CDS encoding alpha/beta hydrolase: MKQGILLLHGFSGGPYEIEPLTAHIRQHMECDIVTPTYCGHGEELSMRGYKAQHWLMDAELAYRQLAKRVDEVTVIGFSMGGVIALYLAKRYPVKKLVLLSAAIKYMSPGQMLMDLREMAGEAVRGHLKNHELFQRYERKLMSVPLSSVVEFMRIVKKVEPYIEHIAVPTYIIQGEKDGIVPHMAARFLYDTIQAKEKHLFLSANGKHHICFSDDCEEWFCEVLEFLCTS; encoded by the coding sequence ATGAAGCAAGGAATTTTATTATTGCACGGCTTTTCTGGTGGACCATATGAAATTGAACCATTAACAGCGCATATAAGACAACATATGGAATGCGATATTGTGACACCTACATATTGTGGGCATGGTGAGGAGCTTTCGATGCGCGGCTACAAGGCACAGCATTGGCTAATGGATGCAGAGCTTGCCTATCGTCAGCTAGCAAAGCGAGTAGATGAGGTGACAGTCATTGGCTTTTCAATGGGAGGTGTTATCGCATTATATTTAGCAAAGCGTTATCCTGTCAAAAAACTTGTGCTTCTTAGTGCGGCGATTAAGTATATGAGCCCAGGGCAGATGTTAATGGATTTACGTGAAATGGCAGGAGAGGCAGTACGAGGGCATTTGAAAAATCATGAATTATTTCAACGCTATGAGCGCAAACTAATGTCAGTTCCTCTTAGCTCGGTCGTTGAATTTATGCGCATTGTCAAAAAGGTTGAGCCGTATATCGAGCATATAGCTGTGCCAACATATATTATCCAAGGCGAAAAAGATGGCATCGTTCCACACATGGCAGCACGTTTTTTATATGACACGATTCAAGCAAAGGAGAAACATTTATTTTTATCGGCAAATGGTAAGCATCATATTTGTTTTAGCGATGATTGTGAAGAGTGGTTTTGTGAAGTGTTGGAATTTCTTTGTACATCATAA
- a CDS encoding PH domain-containing protein, whose amino-acid sequence MSKYKLHPVSAIINCAKALKNMLIPIVIILVANGFNFTFDWRDERFFQSMVPLIIIIVIALFSLVSGVVQWWTFTYWFEDNELRVQHGLFVKKKRFIPYDRIQSLNYKEGIFHRIFGLVQVSVETAGNKSGKAEAELTAITRDAANIIENEMKKLKEKPQTEEGEVLATARLIHKMSPKDLLILATTSNSVGVVLAGVLAVVSQFSEFIPYDSIYAEIEQLLRFGFLLIIVLVIVGLLVAWLVSVGITFINYYNFEVSEENERLIITRGLLEKKRITIPLNRVQAIKIVENPFRQLFGLAAVIVESAGGGFGGEKDKTVVLFPLISKKHLNTPLQQLFPRFDLDLEEATHSPKRARPYFYRIDFIWLVPLIGALSYFFFPYGMLSLLLIIPILLIGGWQFKTARFKISNEQITIMYRTLSRITFIAEKRRIQIAEQRQTYFQKRKNIASAKIVVMSGAAGASAKAYHMDEQHIDELMRWYEH is encoded by the coding sequence ATGTCTAAATATAAATTACATCCTGTATCAGCTATTATTAATTGTGCGAAAGCTTTAAAAAACATGTTAATTCCAATTGTGATTATTTTAGTCGCGAATGGCTTTAATTTCACCTTTGATTGGCGTGATGAACGCTTTTTTCAATCGATGGTACCATTAATTATTATCATTGTTATTGCACTGTTTTCATTAGTTAGTGGGGTTGTTCAATGGTGGACATTTACTTATTGGTTTGAGGATAATGAACTGCGTGTACAGCATGGCTTATTTGTAAAAAAGAAGCGCTTTATCCCATATGACCGCATACAAAGCTTGAACTATAAAGAAGGTATTTTTCACCGTATTTTTGGCTTAGTACAAGTGTCTGTTGAAACGGCAGGAAATAAATCGGGCAAAGCGGAGGCAGAATTAACAGCTATTACGCGTGATGCTGCGAATATTATTGAAAATGAAATGAAAAAACTAAAAGAAAAACCGCAGACTGAAGAAGGAGAAGTGCTAGCAACAGCTCGCCTCATTCATAAAATGTCACCGAAGGATTTACTTATTTTAGCGACAACTTCAAATAGTGTCGGCGTTGTTTTAGCAGGGGTATTAGCTGTCGTTTCACAGTTTTCAGAGTTTATCCCATATGATTCGATTTATGCGGAAATTGAGCAATTGCTACGCTTCGGCTTCTTATTAATTATCGTATTAGTGATTGTTGGTTTATTAGTTGCATGGCTTGTGTCTGTGGGAATTACCTTTATTAATTATTATAATTTTGAAGTGTCTGAGGAAAATGAGCGCCTTATTATTACGAGGGGATTACTAGAAAAGAAGCGCATTACAATCCCTTTAAATCGAGTGCAGGCGATTAAAATTGTTGAAAATCCATTTCGGCAGTTGTTTGGGTTAGCTGCAGTTATTGTTGAAAGTGCTGGTGGTGGCTTTGGTGGAGAAAAGGATAAGACGGTTGTCTTGTTTCCGCTTATTTCGAAGAAGCACCTGAATACCCCATTGCAGCAGCTTTTTCCTCGATTTGACTTGGACTTAGAGGAAGCAACCCATTCACCAAAGCGAGCACGTCCATATTTTTATCGCATAGATTTTATATGGCTTGTGCCATTAATCGGAGCATTGTCCTATTTCTTTTTCCCGTATGGCATGCTGTCCTTATTATTAATTATTCCAATCCTATTAATAGGAGGATGGCAATTTAAAACAGCGCGCTTTAAAATTTCGAACGAGCAAATTACAATTATGTATCGAACATTAAGTCGCATAACGTTTATTGCTGAAAAGCGTCGCATCCAAATTGCGGAGCAACGCCAAACGTATTTCCAAAAGCGTAAAAATATCGCATCAGCAAAAATCGTTGTTATGTCAGGTGCGGCAGGCGCATCTGCCAAAGCTTACCATATGGATGAACAGCATATTGATGAATTGATGCGCTGGTATGAGCATTAA